The Antechinus flavipes isolate AdamAnt ecotype Samford, QLD, Australia chromosome 4, AdamAnt_v2, whole genome shotgun sequence genomic interval TAGTCTTACCTGTAATTCTGACCCCAAGTGCAATCTCAGTCCTAActctaaattttaatttcaacTCCAGCAATAAACCTCAATCAATTGTCACCTGGGTTCCAAGGTTAAACCTTAATTCTAACCCTACATTTAATGGTGACCACAACTCCTACTTTTCCCTACAGAATACTTTCTTGCCTATCTTCCCCAGTCTTGATCTTAACCTTGTTCCTTGGTCCCCATTGGAATGGTCTAGTAGTTCTTTTCATTCACAGACTCACTCTGGGCTGAAAGCCAGAATGCCTTGGTGACATCAAATCAGACAGCATCTAGGTATGTGACCTAGGATGAATTCCAAATGGTAAAAGGTAGATAATGATACCAGGCCAAAAGAGGGcacagggaaaaaaatccaataaattcttgaataaataaggaaatcaatTGTGAATGCTTTGTGAGCCCTTGAGATCCCTGTTATTATTGGAATAAGAGAGGAGGGAATTAAGAATCATGGACTCCTTGTCTTCCTTGTGTGTCTTGAAAATGCTTTACTACTCCCAACCAAAACTGCCTTAGAAACTCATGATTTCCTTTCTTGTATCCCCTTCTATTTCCCCAGCCACTGAATTGTCCCTAACTTCACTCTTCTCTGCTCCTTAAGTGGCACATTGGAAGTATCTGATGGTCCCCTTTTGAGCAGACTAGGTAGGTGGGAAGGACACGTGACTAGACTCCTAAATTCAGAAGCCTTGTAATATATGCTAATTCATGTATAGTGGATCAGGGAAGTCAGGGGGAAGAAGTCCCCAAATAATTTCTCCATCTAGAGCTATCTTCCAGCATCACTATAAAACTGGCCTTGCTGTCTGGGACTAAGTTTATCCAAAAACTCTGCTGACCCTGAATAGCCTGGAGCATCTCCCATGTTGGAACACGAACCCTTTATATCTCTCTCctagacatacatacacatatacatactattTCTCATACATTGATGCACTAATAACATAccttatgcatatatatacatacatatatccccTAATGAAGAAATAATCTGAACATCCTTTTTCATTACATTCCTTATCTCACACAAGCGTACTCATGTGTTACCTATGTTTATAGAATAatacacatacagaataaagatgcatacatatgcacgcacatacacacacacagacacttcTCAGGTGCCCTTCTTTCCTCTTACAGACATCCAATTATTATTTTCACCATTCTACTCTTGGATCTCATCCCCTTATCCACACCCCGGTCCCTGTTTTCTCAGGTTTCAAAAAACTGTTTCTGTCCTGTCCCCTAGTATATAGAAAGGTTGGTAATTGTGGTGGAATGGACAGCCCTTCTTCCCTCTGCTCCATTCCACCCACATGCCAAATATCTACCCTGAGCACCCAAGGACTTCCTCTATTCCCAGGCAAGGTCACTGAGCCCTTGTGGGTAGGGTGCCAGACTTGAGAGGGAAATGGAATGAGTCTACTTTCCTCTCTTTAGGGGTGATCCTTTCATTCATACTCTCTTCTTCAACTCCCATCCAGAGCTTTAACTCTTCTCAGGGTTGGGGAACTAACAATGACAGATAAAGATCTTGTTATATCCACACTTTTTCCCTCCCTGCATCACTTTGACTGGCTAAAATGCCTTTAATACAACACAGAGGGGAAGGTTGGGCAAGACATTCTTGAATCTCTTTCAAATATACTTGGCCCTTCCCTAGAGCAACTAGGTCACAAGAACGGATTACCTTCCTCTATCTCTAGTATTCCTTGAACCTTAAAGGACAATCAGGGGCAAGAAATCTTTTTACTACTGGGCTACCTGTAGGACTTGGctgtccccttctccccctcccctcccccccatgccTATATGCACAGAAagaatagaggagagagagaaaggaaattagaagGGGCCAACCAGATGAGGCTGAAAGACATTAAAACTGTTAAGATGCAgtatggggtgggggtggggaaacaAAGACAGGACAGTAGACACCTATATTCTCTCTTAACCCTTAAAGTCTTGGGTTTAGGGGAGGAGCTTTGACCTCAGCCCCTTGCTTCTTCACCCCTCCCTCGATAATGTTTCCATTTCCCCATTCCTGCTCCCCTTGGACAAATGAGTGGTGAGGGGAGCTCAATGGACGCTGTAAACTGGGGCGACTATTGTCACCCTCAGGGATGGGGCCAGAAGGAAATGGAGGTTTACCTAGTGCCTAATTATAAGTCCCGCTGCCCGCCCTGTGCCACTCTCAGCATGGGGAAGAGCTTGGGTGAGGGCTGGGTAATGCCTGGGTAGGCCATCCTGTCACCCCGCTAATTAGAGCTCCTGGGACTCCTCCCCAAGGCGGGGAGCTGGCCCCCTCCCTCCCATTGAAATAACTCTGGCTGGCTGCTAGGCAGGTCATTCACTGCACGTTCCCTGCCTACCCCGGGCAGTGTCTGGGCTCACCGTCTCccatctcccctttccctccatccctgtACACATcctactaccatcaccaccatcactgTGCCCCGCCACCATCAGCTCTGAGGAACTATCCAGCTAAAGGCGGAGACTTCTACCCAGGAGAGATGGGAGGACGAGGAATATTCCATCTACTGCTGATGTGCTTAAGCCCAGGTACAGGGTCTGGGGGTTTCCCAGCACccagagaagacaagaaagaaCTTGTAGCAAAGGGAATCTTGGGAGATTCTTTGAGAGTCAGATGCCTCTGGAAGTTGTCTCTCTCCTCAAAGCTGCTTGCTAGGGTTGATCTCCCTCATGGACATTTTCATCTCTGAGCATTAGGTttcatgtgtatacatgtgtttgGTACTTGAACTGGGCTGAACTCTGTCTGGGAGCTATCCAGCTGGAAGTATTGTGAGAATTCCAAGTGAAAGGTTTTGGTGTAGAAAATGGTATTCAGTGAGCAGCCAGAGAAGGGAGTTGATTCTCTCTGGATGGTCTTTTTTGCTCCACTCTTCTCTCTTCATTCCTTTCACAGGGAGTTAGGAAGAGATTTATGACCTTGGAAGACTCCATGGTCTGGGGAGGGAATGGAAAGTATAAATTCAGGGTTGAGCTTGcctcatttttgccttttgggGGACAGACAGATAGCAAAAAGACCAATCTGGCATTTGGATCAAGGTTCCCTATTTCCTTCCTATCTTACAGAGGAAACTTATTTCCATGCCTATTCAAATTGAGATTCTTTTTTAGGAAGGATATCCAGGCTGGGCCAATAGGTCAATCAAATTTATCACTATTTTCCTGGAGACTGTCACAATGACATCCAAGATAGGATTAGGGAGTGGGGAGTAATCTAGCTTTTATCTTTTTGTCTGTGGAATTCTATTTGGTTATTTGGGAGCTCCAGGTTGGGTGCCCTGCTGGGGGCATTTCCATTTATGAAGCTATGTGTTTGGGGTGATGGTTAAGTTAGGGGTTTGGGCTAGATAGACTATCCTTTTCTGGGAAGctccattctttcctctctgAAATGCAGGATGGGACACAAGTAACTAAGTGAAAAATAAGGTATGGATTTCAATGCTTAGGAAAGTTAGCTTTTATGATGCTGCTATTCCTAGGGACATGATCACTCAGTAGATCTTGGATGATCTTTAAAGTTTAGTGGAAGACTCTTTTGCTCCCTAccccagctctctatctactttTCCATAATCTGTCCCGTTCTCAATTCTTGTCTCTTTTAAGGCAAATCTTTGCCTTATAGGGTGCCTGCATGTTCCTCTCCTCCAGCCTGCTCTCCTTCCTTGTTCAACTCACTCTGTTCCTCCCCATCTGCTCCTTTCTCCCTTGCCTATTGCATCTGTTCCTTCCCCAgcattccttttcctccttccctcccttttctctctgaaaTGTTGGATTTTCAGTCAGGAGCTTTGGGTTTAGAATTTAGTTGGAACCCTATCTGTTGCTGTGGCCAAGTGATTTCTTTCTGGGCTTCAATCTTCTCCCATAAAACTAGGAGGTTTGGGACTAAATGATTCCTAAGTCTTTTCACCTGTAAATCCTGTGAGTTTATACATCCTCTGAACATCGtgtcctttccccatccctttctGAGGTGTGGTCTTGCAATTTGGCTTTTTCTCCGTGAGAAACACGGAATGATTTGTTAACATCTGCAGGTACATATGGATGAGGCAAGTGGATGTGCATGAGGCAGTTCCACAGCTCCTGAGGGGAGGGTCTCCTCAGTCTGGGATGGGTGAGGTACTACTTTGAGTGGAGGTGAGGGAATGAATGGACTGAGGTGATTTCTTATTTGTTTCCACTTCCACTATCTCCTCTCCCCTCTGTTCTCTTCTCCCCAAACCCCAGATTTTGTCCCCTGTCTCCTACCTGAGACTCAACAATGTCTTTTTCTTACTTCTCTAACTTTCTCTGGCAGCCCAGAGGCTGAAGAGAAAACGACTCCATTAAATTCCAACTTGTACTGTGGCCATTACTGCCAAGCAGCCCTTCCCTAGGGCGGGGACTTTACCGTGCAGCTAGATGTCTATTGCTTACCTGTGTCTGCCAGTCCTCCCAGTGCCTGGGGAGACATGGAGATTATATCAGGATCCTTATCTCCACTGTGTTTTCCTGAGGTCAGGGCTGGGGAAAGGCAACCTGCTTCCGTTAGCTCTCTAGCAGACTTTCCCGTTCCCTTTGTTGGGGGGTGAGGAATCTTAGGTCTTCCattcttcagttttcttgggCTTCCCCAGAATTCTTGGGAGAGACTAGGAGGTTGTCGAGTCAGGTGGGTGGAGACTTCTCTCAGGTTTGATTCAGAAGTTCTAGTTCAGTGATCTTAGAATGACAAGATTAGAGctgggaagggaccttagagagcaTTGCATGAGTCCTAAATTTAccgaggagaaaactgaggctctgaaagAAGTCATACAGCTTGGTGTGGGAACTGATTCTACTGGCCTTTCCCGATTAGCCAGACTTGATCTGTTTCAcgttccgtgtgtgtgtgtgtgtgtgtgtgtgtgtgtgtgtgtgtgtgtgtttatgtctgTGACTGGGAGAGATCAAGACAGGAGGAGGCAGACAAAGGGATGGAGCTCAGTGCtgagcacataataggtattcaTTGAATACTTTTTGATTGACTAACTGATTGGGAAAGAGGAGGCACAGCAGTAAACCTAGCTAGAGAGCAGAGGGGACTGGAAAGGAAGATGGGGGTGGAATAGGGGGAGGAATGAGACCTAGGACGGTAAGTTGGGACCCCTGGTCTCATCTCTGCCCATGCACCTGCTGTTCCACTTCTCTCCCTCAATTCTCTGGGGTGGGTCTGTCCAACTGGTTGGGATAGGCTTTTGCCTGGGgcttggagggagggaagaagactgTAAAACTGTCTTTTACTTCCGGAAATCCCCACTCCCCACCCTGGGGCATCTGGCTAAGGAAGCCCATAAAGTCCGGGCCGCCCAGGATTGTATGTGGCAATGAAAATGCTCAGGCCAGGCTAGCCCAGGGAGGGGCCTGCAGGGAGGCTTggctccctccttctccctgaCTCAGCTGGGGctggggcagggcagggcagggcagagctggggctggggctgcatGAGGCAGAAGGAGCAAGGAGACAGGTGCCCGAATACACACAAATGTGGACATCCCTATGGGACGAAACACATACATTGACACATGGATCATATACTATTTACTCTGATAcaatacacactcatatatacacacacagaggctGGAAGAGACATCTTACCTATTTACCTGCCTTAAACAGGAGAAAGCTTTATTCCCTCTAGTGAGAAGACTTCACTGCAATGAAGACTGGGGAGCCCAAGTCTATAGCCACAGTTTATTTAGTTTGATATCTGTGTATACAATCCTATGTTCACATCTACTAACATATGCATGCAACCACCTAAAAAACGATAACTATATCTAGTtacagatattaaaaaaaaaatcctgcagaCATACACAAAGCCATAAACACAGCCACACATAAGACATTCAATCacaatgtatacacacacatgtgcataatCACAAACATAAACACAAATCACAATACAGTAACATGCATAGAACCACAAATACAGGcttgtacatacatataattgTTCACATATGCACAATCACATGCTTATACATAATATTCATAAGCACTCATAAATATGCTTAACCATATAGTCATACTCAGTCATGCACACAAAGTTTTTCATTTGACACCAACTCTGTCTTCCTGACCTTGATTTGAGGTTTGAGGGTTATGTCAGAAccctatatttaaaaagaaattaatggagaGAGGTCTGTGACTCCAGTCTTCAAATTTTGGCCTCTGCTCCCTCTCTGCCTCTATTCCCCTACCACCATCTCATCCTTTCTCTCACATACCTGTTTCTTTCTCCCAGCACTGCTGTCCGCTGTGCGGATAAACGGGGATGGACAGGAAGTCCTGTATCTGGCTGAAGGTGATAATGTTCGGCTTGGTTGCCCCTATATCCTGGACCCTGAGGACTATGGTCCCAATGGATTGGACATTGAATGGATGCAGGTCAACTCAGATCCTGCACATCGGGAGAATGTGGTAAGTGCCCTGAACACTAAAGTTCTCTAGTGATTCTAAGACCCTCACCCTATAGTTctataatgtttttctttctttcctgcgaATGGGAATGGGTAAAAgaatttgtacatttttaaatgtaGGCAGAAGGAAGCTAAACAAGGTCCTAAATTTATACTAAGTGTTGGAGACTGCAAACAAGTCCAATAATCCTGATTCCAAgtcattttctctctcactcccttcttccctcctgcGATCCTGAATGCTGTACCCTCAGCCCCAAGGTGCAGAAATCTGTATTGGGGAACAGagatatattttttctccctcaagaaacttccatgtaaacttctcatttttcagagcTTTTtctatctattatctcatttgcatCTCACAAAATTTCTTTTGAGGACAAGCTAGTTTTTTCAtgaccattttacagaggaagaaattgagggcCAAAATGAGGTTAAATGCGATGTTCAGGATGCCTGTGATCTTAGTTCCATTAGGTCTATGTAGTACTGCCCTTTTCTACCCATCTTGATCCATCTCACTTCTCTCTTCTAAGAAAAACTAGCCTTctaaatatttgacttttatgctttaaaagtttgcatttttagtaatagcttttgctttttacattatttacattCTTTCTTATATCCCTTCTCCTAAATGTTCTTGATTTTCTTTAgaagaggaagagacaaaaattATCAAAACCAATAATCTTGTTAGAAAATCTGACATTAAATGCAATGTTTCATAGCTGGGGAATCTTCTCTCCTTTGCACATGTGTGGGTAAtccctataattttattttcctctctttccctcccccttatCTTTTTCCACAGTTCCTCAGTTATCAAGACAAGAGAATCAACCAGGGCAGCCTCCCCCACCTTCAGCAGAGGGTCCGATTTGCGGCTCAGGACCCCAGTCAGTATGATGCCTCCATCAATTTAATGAATCTGCAGGTCTCTGATACAGCCACCTATGAGTGCAGAGTTAAGAAGACCACCATGGCAACACGTAGAGTCATTGTCACTGTCCAAGGTACATGTGGGTGAAAGATCATGTGGATAGTGGAAATAGCATTTGGAGTTTGCAATCAATGGACCTGGGCTCAAATCCAAGCTTTGTCCTTTATTGACAGTGTGAGCTTGGacacttctctggacctcaatttcttcatctataaaattaggtggttgaactagatgatcttatttttattgttcagtcatttacccttatttaaggttttcttggcaaagatattggactggtttgccatttccttctctagctcatttgacagataagaaaactgaggcaaacaggattaagggacttgcttgGGGTagtctagtaagtgtctgaggctggatttgaattcaggccttcctgacgcCAGGTCCAACACTCCATTTTTCTGGATACCCAGATAATCTCACAGGGTCCTTCAGATGTCAAAGCCAACTTTTACCTGATAGTTTTACTACATACAACAGAAAAGTGATGACTCTAATTATGGTGGGGGTTGTTTTTCTAGGTGATTATAGCTTTAAGAATATTGTTGTGTATTTGCCTCTGTTACCCATCCTAAATCCCTTTCTGATATTGAATGCCAGTAATCCTGACCTCCTGTTCATTCCTTGTTTCTCTAGCTCGCCCTGCAGTGCCCATGTGCTGGACTGAGGGACACATGACCTATGGGAATGATGTGGTGCTCAAATGTTTTGCCAATGGGGGCACTCCACCCCTCTCTTACAAGTGGGCCAAGATCAGTGGACACACTCACCCTTACCGGGCCAGCTCTTACCTCTCACAGCATAATTACCACTCAGAGCTGTCCTACCAGGAATCTTTCCATAGCTCTGTAACCCACGGTGAgaggattgggggtggggggggggtggagaggaggaaaaaaaatctggggtATTGAAGACTTCCTCTACTTTTAAGAACCTCAGAGGCAATTCTTGAAAAGGATGAGGTTTCCTATGTGAAGAATTAGTCCTACAGCTGGGGTACTATGGAGACAGCATGGAAGTGACTTGGGCAAACATCTGGATGGGTTTCTATTAGGTTGGTGGAGGGAGGGACAAATTTATAGGAGCAGACTCCTACAAAAGTGGCTCTCTGGATCTCAGTCCCCCCATTTATAAGGGATGGTCTAACTGGATggtttttaaggtcccttccaactctgacatgctgattttcaggatttcatgACCTTAATAGAGGATTGCATTTCAAATGAAAGGGCAAGGGTTCCTGAATCTTGTCCTAAAGGGAGCATCATTGTGATGTGAGAAATCATTAGGAACAGATCCTAAGGATGGGGACAAGCAGTAAGCCTTAAGGGAAATGGGGCTTATCCAACCAATTTTAAGATCTGGAAGATTTCTAGCTAGGTGTCTGTCTTTGTGAGGATTAGTCTGTGGAAAAAGAGAACCTGAAGAATCAGTATTGTATACATTGTGTAGAATAGAAAACAGCAAAAATGTTGAGAAAATTGCCTCCTTATTTTAGGGACAGTTTAACTCTCTCTGAAgggtgtgtttatatgtgtgtgtgtatgtgtgtatgtgtgcccgtgtctgtgtatatttctttttcctattggTGTTTGTCCCTCTTGGGATTTGTCTGTATTGG includes:
- the VSIG8 gene encoding V-set and immunoglobulin domain-containing protein 8, with translation MDAVNWGDYCHPQGWGQKEMEVYLVPNYKSRCPPCATLSMGKSLEINGERSVTPVFKFWPLLPLCLYSPTTISSFLSHTCFFLPALLSAVRINGDGQEVLYLAEGDNVRLGCPYILDPEDYGPNGLDIEWMQVNSDPAHRENVFLSYQDKRINQGSLPHLQQRVRFAAQDPSQYDASINLMNLQVSDTATYECRVKKTTMATRRVIVTVQARPAVPMCWTEGHMTYGNDVVLKCFANGGTPPLSYKWAKISGHTHPYRASSYLSQHNYHSELSYQESFHSSVTHGLSNGDLVLKDISREDDGLYQCTVANHVGYSVCVVEVKVSDSRRVGMIVGAVLGSLLMLACLGLGIWGLVCCCCSGNGVSRGAFGYGNGGGVGGGGACDLASEIREDALAPGCKATGRGGGVTHLLGYPTQNISRSLRRKYAAPCEGPENVPLASCGVAVVPANATSVSAPCEAGPSPIYVKVKSAEPGDCGEGQVKVKDGYLV